Below is a genomic region from Catenuloplanes atrovinosus.
CCGCGGCGCCCCGGCCGGCCCGGGCCATCCGGTTGCCCTCCAGCGCGGTCACCACGGACGCGCTCTCGCCGGGCGTGTTGAGCAGGATGGACGTGGTGGAGCCGCCGTACATGCCGCCGTAGTAGATGCCGGCGAAGAGGATCAGCGCGGCGGCCGGGTCCAGCCGGAACGTGACCGGCAGCAGCAGCGCCACGGTCAGCGCCGGGCCGATGCCGGGCAGCACGCCGACCGCGGTGCCGATGGTGACGCCGAGCAGCGCCCAGAGCAGGTTGACCGGCGTGAGCGCGTCCGCGAACCCGGTCAGCAGCGCGTCCACGTCAGAACCCCCACGGTCCGGCCGGCAGGATCAGCCCGATCAGGCCGTCGAAGATCAGGAACACGGTGCCGGCCAGCGCGAACCCGTAGGCCGCGGTCCGCGTCGGGTGCGGCGCGCCGAGCAGCCACGCCGCGGCCGTGAACAGCCCGGTCGCGCACAGCGTCCAGCCGGCGAACGGCAACAGCAGCGCGAACGCGATCAACGCGGCGATCAGTGCCGCCAGGCGGCCCAGTCGCGCCGAGCGTTCCCGAAGAGCCGACATGGTACGAAGGGCGCCGCGCGACCGCACGCAGAGAGCGACGCCGAGCGCGCCGAGCAGCGCGCCGACCAGTGCCGGGGCCGCCGCCGGACCCACCGGCCCGCCACCCCCGCGCAGCGTGGCGGCGTCGGCCAGCACCACCCCCGCACCGACGATCATGACGAGGCCGAGCAGCAGGCCCGCGCGCTCCTCGCCGGCCCGGTCCGGGGCCTCTTCCTCGGGTGCCGTCATGCCAGTCCCATCCTCGCCAGCACGTCCGCCACGCGCCGCTGCTCGTCCTCGAGGAACCGCTCGAACTCCGGTCCGGTGAGCGTGGCGTCGCCCCAGCCGCGGTCCTCCAGCGTCTGCCGCCACGCCGCACTCGCGGTCATGTCCGTGATCAGCTTCTCCAGCGCGGCCTCGTCCTCCGGGCTGATCCCGTCCGGCGCCACCACGCCGCGCCAGTTGGACAACTCCACGTCCACGCCGGCCTCGCGCAGCGTGGGCACGTCCGGCAGCGACGGCAGCCGCTGCGCGCTGGAGACCGCGAGCGGCCGGACCGTACCGGCCTTGATCTGGGACATCATCTCGGAGACGCCGGAGACGCCCGCGGTGGCGCGGCCGGAGAGCAGCGTGGCCAGCGCCTCGCCGCCGCCGGAGTGGGCCACGTAGTTGACCCGGGCCGGGTCCGCGCCGATCGCGCCCGCGATCAGGCCGGTCAGGATCTGCTCGACGCCGCCGGCCGAGCCGCCGCTGAACGAGACGGACGGCAGGTCGGCCCGCATCCGGTCGGTCAGCTCCGCCAGGCTCCGGATCGGCGAGTCCGCGGGCACCACCAGCACCTCGTAGTCGGTGGTGAGCCGGGCCAGCGGCGTGGTCCGGTCCAGCCGCACCGGCGCGTCGTCGCTCTCGATCGCACCCACCATGACCAGGCCGAACACCATGACCTGGGTCGGATCGCCGTCGTACCGGGCGAACTGGCTGAGCCCGATCGTGCCGCCCGCGCCGGCCACGTTGTAGACCTCGGTGCGGCCGGCCGTCTCGCGCAGCGCGGCCTGCATCTCGCGCGCGGTCTGGTCCCAGCCGCCGCCGGGCGCGGCCGGCGCCATCAGCCGTAGCTGACGGCCGTGCAGGAACCCGGCGTCGGCCTGCTCGCCCCGGCCGGCCAGCGTGGTCGCGACCAGCAGGACCGCGACCAGCGCGGCCGCCGCGTACGGCATCGTGCTCCGCCAGCGCATCCCGGCCTCACCGCCCCTCAGCGTGGACTCAACGGCCGCTCCCTGTATACATTCAGCCGGTTGGATCTTCAAGCTTCTCAATGTTGCCGGAGGGACGCGTGTCGTACGACGTCGTGGTGGTGGGCGGTGGCAACGCGGGGTTCTGCGCGGCGCTGGCCGCGGCCGGTCGGGGGCGCCGGGTCCTGCTGCTGGAGAAGGGCCTGCCGGACGAGGCGGGCGGCAACAGCTACTACACGGCCGGCGCGTTCCGGGTGGCGCACGGCGGGCTGCCGGACCTGGCCGGCATCGTCGATCACGACGACCGGCACGCGGAGACCGTGCTGCCGCCGTACCCGCCGGAGGACTTCGTCCGCGATCTGGAGCGGGTGACCGAGGGCCGCACCGATCCGGAGCTGGCCGCCACCGTGGCCGGGGAGAGCCGGTCCGCGCTGGGCTGGCTGCGCACGCTCGGGCTGCGCTTCCGGCTGATGTACGAACGGCAGTCCTATCAGGACGCGGACGGCCGGCACGT
It encodes:
- a CDS encoding tripartite tricarboxylate transporter TctB family protein — translated: MTAPEEEAPDRAGEERAGLLLGLVMIVGAGVVLADAATLRGGGGPVGPAAAPALVGALLGALGVALCVRSRGALRTMSALRERSARLGRLAALIAALIAFALLLPFAGWTLCATGLFTAAAWLLGAPHPTRTAAYGFALAGTVFLIFDGLIGLILPAGPWGF
- a CDS encoding Bug family tripartite tricarboxylate transporter substrate binding protein, with amino-acid sequence MRWRSTMPYAAAALVAVLLVATTLAGRGEQADAGFLHGRQLRLMAPAAPGGGWDQTAREMQAALRETAGRTEVYNVAGAGGTIGLSQFARYDGDPTQVMVFGLVMVGAIESDDAPVRLDRTTPLARLTTDYEVLVVPADSPIRSLAELTDRMRADLPSVSFSGGSAGGVEQILTGLIAGAIGADPARVNYVAHSGGGEALATLLSGRATAGVSGVSEMMSQIKAGTVRPLAVSSAQRLPSLPDVPTLREAGVDVELSNWRGVVAPDGISPEDEAALEKLITDMTASAAWRQTLEDRGWGDATLTGPEFERFLEDEQRRVADVLARMGLA